TTCCCCTTCCGATCTTGTAGCCGAGCTTCATCTCAAAGAACCAATCATCATCTTTTCACGGAGAGACCTCGACTCCTTTCTCAAGGCCAGAGCCATGGATGCAGGAGCTGCAGTCGTGAATGAGAGGGTGATAGATTTCATTCAGGACGAGAAGGGATGGTCCATCCTGACTGAGAAGAGCACTTATCGAGGATTTGATTTCCTGGTCGGAGCAGACGGCGCATCCGGACTATCCAGGAAGAAACTCTCGCGCCCATTTCAAGAGTCAGAGCTCACGCAAACTGTTGGCTTCTACATCAAGAACAGCACGGAGGACTGTATCAGGATCAAATTCTACGAGGACATAGAAGGATACGCCTGGTCCTTTCCCGGAAAGAACGAGATCAACGTCGGCATCGGTGCGCACCTTGGGAAGAAGAATCCGAAGGAACTCCTGGATCTCGTCAACCATTTCCTGAACAGATACCTTCCTGATTTCAGGAGAAATGCTAAAGAATTCTTCAGCGCCCTCATTCCCTTTGCAAATCCTGACGTGGAGAACCTGAGGCGGATATCAGGCAAGCAATGGGCTCTGATCGGCGATTCGAGCGGCATTACAGACCCGATCACTCGGGAGGGGATCTACTACGCCATGAAGACTGCCGCGCTGCTCGGCGATGCTCTGAAAGCGGGAGAAGCCTGGCGCTATCCTCAGACCGTGGAAGAATGTTTTGCGAAGGATCTCTCCTGGGCAGATAGGAACTGGAACAGGTTCTTCAGGAAAGGATTCATCGATTCCGCCGTCGAAGCCTGCAATCGAGATCCTGAGATCTCATCGGTCATTGCCGAGCTCTTTTCCGCCACTCTTCCTTACAGGGATCTCTTAACAAGGCTGATGGCTCTTTCCCTGAAAACGGACTTTACCCTCCTTCGAAAATTGGTTTCCCATCTTTTGTGACTGAACCATCTTGCCATGGCACATCATAGCATGTCGGGCAGAATTCCTGGCCAGTTTGATATACTGGATGCTAATCCTGGGCATCCTGGATCGCCTTATTTGGCAACGATGACGATGATATTCGATGTGCTCAGATACCTCCCGGCTGCTTTCTTCACGGCATCAACGTCCACCTCTTTCATTCGTTTGATAGATTCTAGATCAAAATCATATCCCCTCCCCTGAAATTCGGAAAGACCCATGAAGTAAGCGCGGTTGATCCCCGGAATGCGCCTCATCACAGCCCTCCCGATCATAGAATTCACCGTCTTTTCAACCTCCCTGTCAGCCAGTTTAGAGTCGTCGAGGGAATCGATTACCCCCAGGATCCCCTGGACGGCATCCTCCACGTTATCCGGTCTGGTTCCCATGGAAGCCAGAAATAGTCCCGTATCTCCATAATAGGATATGGAAGATCCAACTGCATAAGCCATCCCCAGCTTCTCCCTCAGATGGAAGGCCATTCTGTCAGAAAGGAGCGCATTTGCGATTGTGAGAGCAGGGATGTCTGTTTCTTCGACACGAAAGAGATAACCCGCATAGATGTAAGATTGTTCCTTCCCGCCTTTGATCTCCAGCCTTCCGCTCTTCATAGTGGGTTGCACTGCCGATGTCCCAAGAACTTCTCCCTCATGCCGCTGGAGGTCTCCGAAAATCTCCTTCATCTCTCTCAGAACATCCTCCACAGGCAAGTCGCTCACGATGGAAACGATGATATTATGAGGAGAAAAATATTTCCTGTGAAAGGAAGCGAGATCATCACTGGTTATGAAGGAGATAGAATCCACTCTCCCATAAATGGAATTTCCCAGATATGACCCCTCGAAAGCCTTAGAAAGGAATTGATTCCTGGCTCGCGATGACACTTTCTCTTCATTTTTTCCGATCAGGTCCTTCATCTCGGCAGCCACTTTCCCCATTTCGCTCTCCGGGAATGAAGGATGGAAGACGATCTCTTTCAGAAGTTTCAACCCCTTCCTGTGGTTCTCTGGGAGAGTCTCGAACCGGATGTAGGAATAGTGCTGCGTCGTGTAGTAGTCATCGTAAGGAATGAAGGGATCGTCGACAACTTTGATTCTGGCTCCGATCCCCTTCATCGCCTCCGAGATATCCGCGGAATCCATGAGGGTGTTTCCCTTGAGGAGCATCCTGTGCGTAAAATCGGCGATTCCCATCTTCCCTTCCGGCTCGTTCGCAGAACGGTTCTTCATGAGGAGATGCAATGCAAAGATCTCTGAAGTCCTGTCCCTTCTAACAATGATTGTCATCCCGTTGTCCAGGACCTCTTTCCTTACCTCTTCTCCTGAAACGGGAACGGCAGAAGTCTGATAGACGGGGCTTTCCCATCTCGCAGTTGCACCGTCTTTCTGTCCGGGCCCCACGATGGTCACGATGGGTGAAGGGTTACTCCAGTATTTTTTTGCCGCTTCATTCACGCTGACTGCATCCTGCTTCCCAATGGTCTCCAGGTAGCGCCCAAGGAATCCCGGTCCTCCAAATGTTATCCATTCTCCCCTGATCATGGAATAATAATGGAACTGCTCTCCCTGATATATCTCCGCAACTTTTAAATCTTTTTTCCCCTCTTCTATCTCCTCCTCAGTGATGCCTTCCGTTGCCGCTCTCTGGAGCTCCTGGAGATAGGCTTCCGCCGCCTTTTCCGGCACCCCGTTTTCCGGCAGCGTGGCAGAAAAGCGAAGGAACCCCTTCCCTCCATATGTTGCGTGATTCAATGAAAAATCTAGAACGAGAGGCTGCTCCTGCGCCATCAGAATTTTGTATAGCCGCGAATCCTCTCCTTCCGAAAGGGTGGAGATCAGAATCTGAAAAGCATGGAAATCCTGAGATGAAAGATCGGGGGCTTCCGTAACGATGTCCAGGTAATTCCTGCCGGTCCCCAGTTTACCGCGGAAGAGGTTCTTTTCCCTCTTCCAGGGAAAATCTGCGATAGCAATCTCCTTGAACTTTGCGGTGGAAACCGAGCCAAAATATCTTTCTATCATCTTCAGGGCTTCCTCACCATGAAAATCTCCTATGAGGAATAGAATCATGTTGTTCGGAACGTAGTATTCCTTGTAATAACGGAAAACGCCGTCTCGTTTCATGGCTGTTATGGATTCCGTCGTTCCGAGGACAGGCTTCGAATAAGGAGTTCCCTCGAATGTCTTTCCAATGAAGAAGAGTTCCGCCAGGTAATCCGGATTCCCCCGGTCCTTCCCGATCTCCTCGAGGACGATCTTCTTCTCCTTCTCGAAATTCTCCTCGGGCATGGTGGAATGGAATAGCATGTCGGACTGGATATCAAATCCCTTTTCAAGATAATGGCTAGGGACAATCATCTGGAAGCATGTGTAGTCTTCTCTCGTGAAGGCGTTGTTGTTCATGCCGTAAAAATCCGTCTCATCGTAGAGCTCCTTCTGCGTTCTGCGCTCTGTTCCGTTGAAGAGGAGATGCTCCAGAAGATGGGAAGCGCCGTTCATCCCGGGGTTCTCAGTGGAAACACCTGCTCTGATGAAGACGCTGGATGAAACTACGAGGCTTCCGGGATTCTCGATGAGAATGACTTCCAGCCCGTTCTTTAACTTCGCTCGACGCACCTCCGCTATGCCTGCATGGATGGACGAAGTCAGGCTCAATAGCAGGACAACAGCGAAGGCGAGAGGTGTTATTTTCTTCATGACGATTCCTTTCCGCATAATTTAAATAATTGTATCATCAATTTTTCGTTCCTAAATCATTGTAATTTTCAGAAATATTGGCTTATGCGATACAGGATCTGGAAATTGACAGGCGAAGAGACACTCTCTATAATTCTTGAACTTATTCAAGGGAATGGATTTCATGATGAGAAGAATCGAGACTCTGGCCGGAGACTTCGCCACGATCACGGCAATCAGCCTGCGCGTTGCAGTTATCCTGCTCATTGTATCCGGCTTGATCGCGGCTGAAAACAAAAGCATTGAAACTCTTCCTTGCCCCGATGAGGCCCTGACGGGATTCCGTTCCATATCTCGGAACGACATCAGGACAATAGTAGAGATCCTCGCTTCCGATGAACTGGAGGGAAGAGAAGCCGAAGCAAGGGGAGGCAGGCTTGCCTCCATGTTTATCGCCTCATGGTTGAGCGCCGCCCGCATCCCCGCTTTCGGATCCGGAGGATTCCTCAATGACTACTTCCAGGAGATCCCTTGCATTTCGGCTGACGTCGACGCCGGCAGCAGTTACATCTCTCTGGAAAAAGAGGATGGAAAGGAGATGGACAGGAAATTCCCTCTCGAAGAGAATGCCTTCTATTCGCCGCAATCGGCCGAGAACTTCTCGATAACTGCTCCTGTTGTTTTTGCCGGATACGGGATCGAAGCTCCTGAATATGACTACCACGATTTCGGTAGTTTCACCATGCGTGGAAAGATCGCCATCGTTTTCAATCATGAACCACAGGAGCAAGATGAGAAGTCCATCTTCAAGGGGGCGAAGGCGACACGATATTCCATGCCACAGATGAAGGCACAGATTGCCAGGGAAAAAGGGGCGGTCGCTCTAGTCATCATGAGAGACCGGAACAATTCACACGGATCGATGCGCGAGACACTCTCTCGGAGAGGGACGAAAGAAGAGAGGGGGCATTTCCTCGGGATCGAGGGAGAGCCTTCCCTGATCCCGATATTCTATGTCGAAGACGCCGTCGCCGATGAGATCTTCGAACGATCGGGGATAGACCTCAAAGAAAAACAGGCGGAAATCGACAGGACATTGAAGAGCGAACCCGTCGACCTGAAGGGAATCACGCTGACTCTTAACGTCCTGATGAAAGATAAAAAGAGGATCTCGCTGAACAACGTGATGGCGAAGATCGAAGGCAGCGATATCCTGTTCAAGGACGAAGCCGTTATTGTTGCTGCCCATTACGACCATCTTGGAGTCAAGCCGGATGGGATATATCACGGTGCCGATGACAACGCTTCTGGAGTCTCCGCCCTGCTCTCACTCGCCAGAGCATTACACATCAACCCGGTTAAACCGAAGCGGAGCATCTACTTCGTCTCCTTCGCCGCGGAAGAAAAAGGGGTCATTGGATCGAAGTATCTCTCTTCCCATCTTCCCGTCCCGAAGGAGAAGATATCGGTCATGATCAACATGGACGAACTGGGAAGGAACAACAGCGATAGAGAGCAAAACGCCGACATGGCGATCGCCTTCATGTCCGGGCAGGCCCCAGAACTGAAGGAGATAATAAGGAAGAGCAATGAGATCCTGGGTATGGACATAAAGTATTATCCGACGCTGACATTCCTGACGAACAGCGACCATTCGCTCTTTCACGATATGAGTATACCGATCGTCTTTTTCTTCTCCGGGTTTCATGGAGATTACCACAAGCCGACTGATATGGCGGATAAGATCAATTATCCCAAGATGGAAAGGCTTACCCGCCTGATCTACCTCACTATCTGGGATATCGCCAACCGGGAAGGAAAGGTGAAGTTCGACCGCAGCATCACGAAGGAACCCGAGAAAGATGAGTTCGATAAACCTTATTAGAGTAAGCGCTGCACCGCCAGGAAAAGGGTTGCGTCGCATGGTCGAGAAAAAGCAGTAATCAACGCCCGCGTCATTGCGACGACTGGAAAATGGAAATTAGGGAGATGAGAAAGAGATTGCCACTTGCGATTGTGATTCTTATCAGTCTGGCTTTTTTCTCGTGGCTCATCATGATGCTAATCGCGCCCGAGGAAGATACAGTCACGACCCAGGGGATAACTATCCAACATGATCACGACGAGGATGAGAGGCAGCTCGTTGACCACCTGCTTGTCGCCAGAGTTCTCGGCGATGTGCGAATCAGAAGGGTTACACTATTCTATCGCATCGGAGGAGAAAAGGATCTCCATCAAATCGAGATGAAACCAGTCCTGCAAAGCAACCACTATTCTGCATTCATCCCCGGACAGGGGATCGGTTCCAAGATCTATTACTATTTCGTCGCAGAGAGCGAAAAGGGAGAGAAGGCCACATTGCCGGCGGAGGCGGCGGAGGGGAAAGGACTCTATGGCGGGATGTACAGGATCGGCTTCGAAGGAAAGGTCACGAAACCCCTCCTCTGGATGCACATACTTTTCATGGTCTCCGCACTGATTTTCCTTATTCACAGCATATACTTTGCGCTGAGGAACTGTCTGACTGGAGAAGATTTCATGAAATGCTACGGCACCGTTCTAGCGGGAACCATCATCTTTACCGTGACAGCTTTTGGCATCGGACCGTATGTTGCATGGGAGGCGTTCGGCGTGGGCTGGTCCGGTATCCCTTATGGATGGGATATCACAGACAACAAATCGCTCGTCATCGCTCTCTATTTCTGGATTATTCTTATTCTTGGGAGGAAAAACTTCAGACAGAAGGAAGAGAAGTTTTTGCGCAACAGGACCTTCGCGGCACTCTCTATCATCGGGATCATCCTCACGGCGGTTCTCTATCTCGTCCCTCACTCCATATGATCTGCTCGCTTCTCCGCGAAGAGATGGAGCTGAGAAAACCGTGAAACGGCATTGCCGCTTATAAAGGCCTCTCTCTCAATGGCCAGAGAGCCGGCGATGATATCCCCTTTGACTCTGGACGATCTACCGAGTTCCACTTTTCCGGAAACATTAATCTGGCCATCCACGGAGCCATTAATGATGGATGATGCACAGGTGATACCCCCTTTCACGCTGGCTCCTCTCTCGACGAAGACCATTCCCGGACTCCGTACCTCGCCCGCCATCCGTCCGGAGATTCGAATGTTTCCCGAGCATTCCATGTTCCCATCTACCATCACGTCACGACCCAGGACAGTCGTATTCGAGTCTGGTTTCTCAAAGAGATTCCACATTTCATCAAACGCTCGCCTCTTTTTCAATTTCTTGAGGAATTTCATGATCTCACGACCATTCCAGAATCATAAAAACGGCGAGAAGATATTAAACCATTCATCCTGCCTGGCACTATTATAGACCAAAATATGGATCAGGCATTCCCCATGGCATCCAAGGCAAGATGCTTCAGCTATCATGGACAAGTTTATTCATATCGCAGTGCGTCAATGGGATTGAGGCCCGAAGCCTTATAGGCAGGGTAGACCCCGAAGAAGATTCCCACTCCAGCGGAGAAGAAGAACCCCAGCAGAACGGTCCATAGTGAAACTGTCACGGGAAGTGCCGGGATGACGGCCCGAAGGCCAAAGGCTCCAAGGTTCCCAAAGAGGATCCCGAAGGCGCCGCCGCTGACGCTCAAAACGACCGCTTCTATGACGAATTGATACATGATGTCTCCTCTTCTTGCCCCGACCGCCTTTCGCACGCCTATCTCTTTCGTCCTCTCCGACACCGAGACGAGCATGATGTTCATGATCCCGACACCACCCACAAGGAGCGAGATGGCGGCGATCCCACCCAGGACCCAGGTGAAAACGTCGAGGATGGTCAGCAGTGACGAGAGGATGGCCGCCTGACTTGTGACCGTAAAGTCCTCATTGTTGTCGTGGCGCTTCGATAACAGATAGACGATCTCCTCCTTGGCAGTATCCACATCTTTCTCGCTCTTCGCCTGGGCGATGATCTCAAACAGCCTGTCCACGTCAAAAAGTTCCTGCGCCGTTCTGACAGGTATGAAGACGAGATCGTCGATATCGAAACCGAGCGACACGCCTTTCCTCTCCATGATTCCGATGACGCGGAACTTCATCTCTCCGATACTGACCCACTGCCCGAGCGGATTACTCTCGCGGAATAGCTCGGTCTTGACCCTTCTCCCCAGGACAACGACCCTCCTCTTGGCATCGACATCTTCTTCCTTGAAGAAGGACCCTATCTCGACATGGAGATTCCTGACTCTAGGGAAATTCTCGGTGACGCCGATGACAGTCGTATCTCTGCTGCGGTTTGCATACTTCACGCTGCTCGCTCCGATGATGACAGGTACAACCTCGATGACCGAGCGGCAGTGTTTCTTGATGGCTTCTGCATCTCCATATGTGATCCTGTGGACCGTTTCCCCGGCGGGGAAAGGCCCTCCGCGCGTCTCAAGCTTTCCCGGAGTGATGATCAGAAGATTACTCCCGATACCGACGAATTGATCCTGGATGTACTTCTTCGCCCCTTCGCCCAATGAGATGAGCATGATGACGGCTGTGACGCCGATGATGACACCCAGCATCGTCAGCGCCGCACGCATCTTGTTCGACCTCAGCGCTCCGAACGAAACTTTCAGACTCTCGACAAAGTCCACAACTCTTTCCTTACCATGAAAATTGGTATTCCATTCATGTTGTCAATGACATGAGGGTTGATCATTTGATCTTGACGCGGGCCCCCTCCTGGAGATTTTCCACGTCGAGTGATGTGATCACTTTCTCTCCTAGCTTTATACCTCTGGTGATCTCGGTTCGATCCCAGTTGGAAATGCCAGCCTCGATCTCCCTTTTCACGACCTTATTCTTTTCCAGAACATAGACATACTGCTGACCTTTCTTGATCATGATTGAATCGGTCGGGATGAATAGAATATCCTTCTTAGAATCGACGAGGATTTCCGCATCGGCTGACATTCCATGTCTGATCCTTTCATTGTTGTTGAGGAACCTTATCTTGACGATGGAGGTCCTGCTCTCGAGTTTGTCCATGGAGACGATGGGGGATATTTCATGAACCTCTCCCTTAAAATCCTCATCGGGGAAAGAGTCCATCCTGATCCTGACCTTCTGACCGGGTCGGATATTTGCCACGTCAACTTCATCGAAAGAAGCCCTCACGTATACATCTCCTCCTACCAGGGTAAAAAGAGGAGTATTGGGATTGACCTTCTGCCCGAGTTGCGCGAACCGCTCACCAATCACGCCATCAAAGGGGGCTTTGATCTCGGTTCTATCAAGGTTGATCTTCGCCGTCTCGAAAGCGGCTTCCATCTGTTCCACAAGCGCCCTTGCCGCTTTGATCTCCTGTTCGGCAACCTCCTTCTGTTTCAAACCGGCGAGAGCCGCCTCATATGCCGTCTTCGCAACCCTGTATTCGAGCTTCGCCTGTTCCAGCTGCTGGTCCGAGATGATTCCGCTCGTATGGAGCTCCAGAAATTTCTTCCAGTCCCCTTCTGCCTTCTCGAAGGCTGCTTTCGCCTTCTCATAATCTGCGTCGGAGACCGCATCCCTTATGATTCCGGCGGCTTCGGCCTTCTCGAGCTGGACTCTGGCGTTCTTGAGATTGGCAAGAGCAAGATAGTACTGCGATTCGGCTTCTTTCCTGTCAAACATCATGAGAAGATCGCCCCTGCTTACACGGTCCCCGATATCGACCAGTATCCGGCTTACCTCACCGGCGACCATGGGAGTAATTACCACTGCATTATCCGCCTGAATAGTCCCCTTAGTCGTGGCAGTGATCGTGTACTCCACATCTCCCTTCTTAACTTCTGCAACGTCGACGGTGATCTTTTCCCTCCTCAGCGCAAAGTAGAGGATGAACAGGACGATGAAGACGATTGCCGAAATCCAGATGAATCGCATCTTTCTTTTCGATGGCTCCCACCTTTTATTCATCAGTATCTCCAGAAGATTTTTTCCTGGGCTTCTTGAGCATCTCTCTTGCAGCTTCGGCAATTGCTCCTTCCTGCTCATACTTCAGGGCCGTTTGGAGATGTATCCTGGCTTTTTCATTATAGCCCAAACTCTGATAGATCTGCCCCATGAGGACATGAGCGGAGACATACTGGGGATTGATCTGAACGGCCTTATCTAGATTCTTGATTGCTTTCTGCAGTCGCCGGAAGAAGAATGAAGGAAAGGGAGACCTCCTTTGCGAATACCGCGAGAAGGAAGAAGGGA
This Acidobacteriota bacterium DNA region includes the following protein-coding sequences:
- a CDS encoding NAD(P)/FAD-dependent oxidoreductase, with translation MMKIGIIGAGPAGLHLARMLSIQKIETTLFDRIRVREKPCAGGVTFRVMREFDDLRAMEDKWKRIDSVVITSPSDLVAELHLKEPIIIFSRRDLDSFLKARAMDAGAAVVNERVIDFIQDEKGWSILTEKSTYRGFDFLVGADGASGLSRKKLSRPFQESELTQTVGFYIKNSTEDCIRIKFYEDIEGYAWSFPGKNEINVGIGAHLGKKNPKELLDLVNHFLNRYLPDFRRNAKEFFSALIPFANPDVENLRRISGKQWALIGDSSGITDPITREGIYYAMKTAALLGDALKAGEAWRYPQTVEECFAKDLSWADRNWNRFFRKGFIDSAVEACNRDPEISSVIAELFSATLPYRDLLTRLMALSLKTDFTLLRKLVSHLL
- a CDS encoding pitrilysin family protein; translation: MKKITPLAFAVVLLLSLTSSIHAGIAEVRRAKLKNGLEVILIENPGSLVVSSSVFIRAGVSTENPGMNGASHLLEHLLFNGTERRTQKELYDETDFYGMNNNAFTREDYTCFQMIVPSHYLEKGFDIQSDMLFHSTMPEENFEKEKKIVLEEIGKDRGNPDYLAELFFIGKTFEGTPYSKPVLGTTESITAMKRDGVFRYYKEYYVPNNMILFLIGDFHGEEALKMIERYFGSVSTAKFKEIAIADFPWKREKNLFRGKLGTGRNYLDIVTEAPDLSSQDFHAFQILISTLSEGEDSRLYKILMAQEQPLVLDFSLNHATYGGKGFLRFSATLPENGVPEKAAEAYLQELQRAATEGITEEEIEEGKKDLKVAEIYQGEQFHYYSMIRGEWITFGGPGFLGRYLETIGKQDAVSVNEAAKKYWSNPSPIVTIVGPGQKDGATARWESPVYQTSAVPVSGEEVRKEVLDNGMTIIVRRDRTSEIFALHLLMKNRSANEPEGKMGIADFTHRMLLKGNTLMDSADISEAMKGIGARIKVVDDPFIPYDDYYTTQHYSYIRFETLPENHRKGLKLLKEIVFHPSFPESEMGKVAAEMKDLIGKNEEKVSSRARNQFLSKAFEGSYLGNSIYGRVDSISFITSDDLASFHRKYFSPHNIIVSIVSDLPVEDVLREMKEIFGDLQRHEGEVLGTSAVQPTMKSGRLEIKGGKEQSYIYAGYLFRVEETDIPALTIANALLSDRMAFHLREKLGMAYAVGSSISYYGDTGLFLASMGTRPDNVEDAVQGILGVIDSLDDSKLADREVEKTVNSMIGRAVMRRIPGINRAYFMGLSEFQGRGYDFDLESIKRMKEVDVDAVKKAAGRYLSTSNIIVIVAK
- a CDS encoding M20/M25/M40 family metallo-hydrolase, yielding MMRRIETLAGDFATITAISLRVAVILLIVSGLIAAENKSIETLPCPDEALTGFRSISRNDIRTIVEILASDELEGREAEARGGRLASMFIASWLSAARIPAFGSGGFLNDYFQEIPCISADVDAGSSYISLEKEDGKEMDRKFPLEENAFYSPQSAENFSITAPVVFAGYGIEAPEYDYHDFGSFTMRGKIAIVFNHEPQEQDEKSIFKGAKATRYSMPQMKAQIAREKGAVALVIMRDRNNSHGSMRETLSRRGTKEERGHFLGIEGEPSLIPIFYVEDAVADEIFERSGIDLKEKQAEIDRTLKSEPVDLKGITLTLNVLMKDKKRISLNNVMAKIEGSDILFKDEAVIVAAHYDHLGVKPDGIYHGADDNASGVSALLSLARALHINPVKPKRSIYFVSFAAEEKGVIGSKYLSSHLPVPKEKISVMINMDELGRNNSDREQNADMAIAFMSGQAPELKEIIRKSNEILGMDIKYYPTLTFLTNSDHSLFHDMSIPIVFFFSGFHGDYHKPTDMADKINYPKMERLTRLIYLTIWDIANREGKVKFDRSITKEPEKDEFDKPY
- a CDS encoding polymer-forming cytoskeletal protein, yielding MKFLKKLKKRRAFDEMWNLFEKPDSNTTVLGRDVMVDGNMECSGNIRISGRMAGEVRSPGMVFVERGASVKGGITCASSIINGSVDGQINVSGKVELGRSSRVKGDIIAGSLAIEREAFISGNAVSRFSQLHLFAEKRADHME
- a CDS encoding ABC transporter permease translates to MDFVESLKVSFGALRSNKMRAALTMLGVIIGVTAVIMLISLGEGAKKYIQDQFVGIGSNLLIITPGKLETRGGPFPAGETVHRITYGDAEAIKKHCRSVIEVVPVIIGASSVKYANRSRDTTVIGVTENFPRVRNLHVEIGSFFKEEDVDAKRRVVVLGRRVKTELFRESNPLGQWVSIGEMKFRVIGIMERKGVSLGFDIDDLVFIPVRTAQELFDVDRLFEIIAQAKSEKDVDTAKEEIVYLLSKRHDNNEDFTVTSQAAILSSLLTILDVFTWVLGGIAAISLLVGGVGIMNIMLVSVSERTKEIGVRKAVGARRGDIMYQFVIEAVVLSVSGGAFGILFGNLGAFGLRAVIPALPVTVSLWTVLLGFFFSAGVGIFFGVYPAYKASGLNPIDALRYE
- a CDS encoding efflux RND transporter periplasmic adaptor subunit; translated protein: MNKRWEPSKRKMRFIWISAIVFIVLFILYFALRREKITVDVAEVKKGDVEYTITATTKGTIQADNAVVITPMVAGEVSRILVDIGDRVSRGDLLMMFDRKEAESQYYLALANLKNARVQLEKAEAAGIIRDAVSDADYEKAKAAFEKAEGDWKKFLELHTSGIISDQQLEQAKLEYRVAKTAYEAALAGLKQKEVAEQEIKAARALVEQMEAAFETAKINLDRTEIKAPFDGVIGERFAQLGQKVNPNTPLFTLVGGDVYVRASFDEVDVANIRPGQKVRIRMDSFPDEDFKGEVHEISPIVSMDKLESRTSIVKIRFLNNNERIRHGMSADAEILVDSKKDILFIPTDSIMIKKGQQYVYVLEKNKVVKREIEAGISNWDRTEITRGIKLGEKVITSLDVENLQEGARVKIK
- a CDS encoding tetratricopeptide repeat protein; protein product: MTINYLSLLSWIRQSGEFLPSSFSRYSQRRSPFPSFFFRRLQKAIKNLDKAVQINPQYVSAHVLMGQIYQSLGYNEKARIHLQTALKYEQEGAIAEAAREMLKKPRKKSSGDTDE